A genomic region of Candidozyma auris chromosome 5, complete sequence contains the following coding sequences:
- the MNN15 gene encoding putative alpha-1,3-mannosyltransferase, whose amino-acid sequence MKSYFVVSGKLRKKGLLSIVCLCLFTLICYHFVEFSPLLDDYHWDFSEIGFGASDYFVRRDLHYSSYKYSLTEKFEKTIGGWDSFSKKPHDEKCRQFFKFLDENHPDWEVPQFYDNSYDKHAVAKGRYFEDAYHTVKKRKKKDKDPEPDVITEEDRIEINGWFQDRVNSTKLIETEMADIMTVVRSYGHCFFSGGDPDKDLQGKYARKLTPFFHDQLPTFEPPDNTFVEDSFPGKPKYMPDDTLVQYYYEHIEGKGIVISAATRYSKDISRLIRVLRALNNKLPIQIVYRGDLSMRSKKMLQGAAVAPIDEILGEIFTDKKILTTVMPEVDLHDPAKYGSEFPIQHLTFVNIERPMKLIGKQFFSGYNNKILALMFNTFKEVILVDADAVPLESPQSMFDSPEYKETGAFFFRDRSLRDSNDWIETNYFSKLMPHSHSSLDIALGIKPVTEHTMDAPYMRGWRHTQEAGIVLFNRKKHYAANLAILPLALWGEPVKSSIWGDKEMYWLAMSIVGDENYSWSKYDAASVGELTTDPQRRMYNGSVSSEVCSSHPGHMSSSGKILWINSGFSFCKKNGYGRDERKFPFSAIGNKEILKAMYQEPLRIKNALVPPAIPPLRPRGSPIDLTEEVNYKLESKNRKKDVDELDGVNQIDSYEPQKGWVKSRCCTDYYYCAYNAIESYNNTGKVDSSGTVFTFNEEDRARYDYLGKMWISGIKTMQKLDVQMPPLDAYQSYEGSPHSPGVAHVEIQRIDS is encoded by the coding sequence ATGAAATCGTATTTCGTGGTCTCGGGCAAGCTTCGCAAGAAAGGACTTCTCTCGATCGTGTGCCTATGtctcttcaccttgatATGCTACCACTTTGTTGAATTCTCCCCTTTGCTTGACGACTACCATTGGGACTTCTCGGAAATCGGCTTTGGCGCCAGCGACTACTTTGTTCGCAGAGATTTGCACTACTCCTCGTACAAGTACTCTCTAACAGAGAAGTTCGAGAAGACGATAGGAGGGTGGGATAGCTTCAGCAAGAAACCGCACGATGAAAAGTGTCGgcaatttttcaagttTCTCGATGAGAATCATCCCGATTGGGAAGTGCCCCAGTTTTATGACAACCTGTACGACAAGCACGCAGTGGCCAAGGGCCGCTACTTCGAGGACGCCTATCATACGGTAAAGAagcggaagaagaaggataaAGATCCTGAGCCAGACGTGATCACTGAGGAGGATAGAATCGAGATCAATGGCTGGTTTCAGGATAGAGTGAACCTGACAAAGCTTATCGAGACGGAAATGGCCGATATCATGACGGTGGTGAGAAGTTACGGCCACTGTTTTTTCAGCGGAGGTGACCCGGATAAGGATTTGCAGGGCAAGTATGCTCGGAAGTTGACTCCTTTCTTTCACGACCAGCTCCCGACGTTCGAGCCTCCAGACAACACTTTTGTCGAGGACCTGTTTCCTGGCAAACCAAAGTATATGCCCGACGATACCCTCGTACAATACTACTATGAGCACATCGAGGGTAAAGGCATAGTGATTTCTGCAGCAACAAGATATTCAAAGGACATTTCCCGCCTCATACGAGTGTTAAGAGCgctcaacaacaagctaCCCATTCAAATTGTTTATAGAGGAGATCTTCTGATGCggtcgaagaagatgctcCAGGGAGCGGCTGTAGCGCCTATCGATGAAATTCTTGGTGAAATATTCACCGACAAAAAAATCCTAACAACTGTTATGCCAGAAGTTGATCTTCATGATCCTGCCAAGTACGGATCAGAGTTCCCCATCCAGCACCTCACCTTCGTTAACATCGAAAGACCCATGAAACTCATTGGCAAACAGTTCTTCAGTGgctacaacaacaaaatTCTCGCTCTTATGTTCAACACATTCAAAGAAGTGATTTTGGTGGACGCTGACGCTGTTCCTTTAGAACTGCCTCAGAGCATGTTTGACTCGCCTGAGTACAAAGAAACCGGggcttttttcttcagagaCCGTCTGCTTAGAGACAGTAACGACTGGATCGAAACCAATTACTTCTCCAAGCTCATGCCACATAGCCATAGCAGTCTAGACATTGCTCTAGGTATCAAACCTGTCACGGAGCACACGATGGATGCACCGTATATGAGAGGCTGGAGGCATACCCAGGAAGCCGGAATTGTATTGTTTAACAGGAAGAAGCACTATGCTGCCAATTTGGcaattcttcctcttgCATTATGGGGAGAACCCGTCAAGTCATCCATTTGGGGCGACAAGGAAATGTACTGGTTGGCAATGTCTATTGTGGGGGACGAAAATTACAGCTGGAGCAAATATGATGCTGCCAGTGTCGGTGAGCTCACCACGGACCCGCAACGAAGAATGTACAATGgctctgtttcttcagAGGTTTGCCTGAGCCATCCTGGTCATATGTCGTCTTCTGGTAAGATACTCTGGATCAACTCTGGGTTCTCCTTTTGTAAGAAGAATGGCTACGGCAGGGATGAGCGCAAGTTCCCATTTTCTGCTATTGGTAACAAAGAGATTCTAAAAGCAATGTACCAGGAGCCACTTCGAATCAAGAATGCTTTGGTGCCTCCAGCAATCCCTCCTTTGCGTCCTCGTGGAAGCCCCATAGACCTCACCGAGGAAGTGAATTATAAACTTGAGCTGAAGAATCGTAAAAAGGATGTTGACGAGTTGGATGGTGTCAATCAAATTGACTCTTACGAACCTCAAAAGGGCTGGGTCAAGTCTCGCTGCTGTACAGATTACTACTACTGTGCATACAATGCCATTGAAAGCTATAACAACACAGGGAAAGTCGACTCCTCAGGAACAGTTTTCACGttcaacgaagaagacagagCACGCTACGACTATTTGGGAAAAATGTGGATCTCAGGAATCAAAACCATGCAAAAGCTTGACGTTCAGATGCCCCCCTTGGACGCCTATCAATCCTATGAGGGTTCCCCACATTCACCCGGAGTTGCCCACGTCGAGATTCAACGCATAGATTCATGA